The following DNA comes from Kaistia sp. 32K.
GATTCTCAACCTCTCCAATCAGGGCCGAAATTGCGTTTCATCGAGACTTTCCAGTTCTGGCCCTTCCTCGACACCGTCGTCAGCCTGACCGCCGCCTTCATCTTCGGAACGCTGGTCGGCGCCGAGCGCCAGTATCGCCAGCGCACGGCGGGCCTTCGGACCAACGTACTGGTCGCCGTCGGCGCCGCCGCCTTCGTCGACCTCGCCATGGCGATCACCGGCCCTGTCGAGGCGACGCGCGTCATCTCCTATGTCGTGTCGGGCGTCGGCTTCCTCGGCGCCGGCGCGATCATGCGCGAGGGCATGAACGTCCGTGGCCTCAACACGGCGGCGACGCTCTGGTGCGCGGCGGCGATCGGCGCCTGCGCGGGCGCCGACATGATCGCGCATGCGGCGCTGGTGACCGTGTTCGTCATCGCCGGCAACACGCTGCTCAGGCCGCTCGTCAACGCCATCAACCGCATCCCGCTCGACGAAGAAGCGTCCGAGGCGACCTATGAGGTGACGGTGACGGTGCGCGACACCGATCTGCCGCGACTGCGAACCGTCGTGGCCGACATGCTGGAAAAGGCGCACTACCCGGCCGGCGACATCGAGGTAGTCGAGCGCGGCGAGAACCTCGCCGAGATCGTCGTGACGCTGGTCAGCACATCGGTGAAGGCAAGCGAAATGGACGCCGTCGCCCGCCGCATCGAACGCCTCGCCGGCGTCACCCACGCCTCCTGGGCGCTGAGCACCAAGGATTGAGGCTGACGGACCGTCGAAGAGCGTAGCCCGCGCCCACTTTCGGACTGGCCTCCGTCTGAACCCTCCCCTCGAGGGAGGGTGAAAACCGCGAAGCGGTTTTGGGGAGGGGCCTCTTTGCGCAGCCGCGAGGCATGGGCGTCTGAGAGAAGACATGGCCATCCGAGAGATCGGAGCAGTCTCTCCAAAGCGCCCCGCCCCGAAAACACGAAGGCGTTTTCGACCCTCCCTCAAGGGGAGGGTTCAAGAAAAGGGAAGCCTGTCCTGCCTCCGCCTCTCCAGTGGAGACCTCTGCAAAACACCACACTCATCATGCTGAGGAGGCCCGCAGGGCCGTCTCGAAGCACGCAGAGCGGCCGCGCAATCGACAAGCTGCGCCGCGACCGTGCGTCCTTCGAGGCCCGAGCTATGCTCGGGCACCTCAGGATGATGGATATCGGGCGCGGCATGACGGCCGGATAGGGGTTCCTCTGAGGGCGAGGAAGCCGACGGCTCTACCGCCGCTTCGGACCCTTGCGGCCGGCTGTGCTGCCGGCGCGGCCGCCGACCGA
Coding sequences within:
- a CDS encoding MgtC/SapB family protein — translated: MRFIETFQFWPFLDTVVSLTAAFIFGTLVGAERQYRQRTAGLRTNVLVAVGAAAFVDLAMAITGPVEATRVISYVVSGVGFLGAGAIMREGMNVRGLNTAATLWCAAAIGACAGADMIAHAALVTVFVIAGNTLLRPLVNAINRIPLDEEASEATYEVTVTVRDTDLPRLRTVVADMLEKAHYPAGDIEVVERGENLAEIVVTLVSTSVKASEMDAVARRIERLAGVTHASWALSTKD